The proteins below come from a single Haliaeetus albicilla chromosome 22, bHalAlb1.1, whole genome shotgun sequence genomic window:
- the PPL gene encoding periplakin produces the protein MHSLFRKRNKGKYSPSVQKKSISSKELTELIERLQKNADQVEKNIVETDSRMQNDLHKIKACQLAQYKDLTAQKLTESDKLLYVLDGDAAIARHMKHPQGDMITEDIRQLKERVANLRVKHEQIYNFPLQHIEPQVNWSTVIEEKQDALSGKGFGTDLPLVNSQVEEHNIFHNEVMAIGPHIAREDNKEYTSDFQAKYQKLLAGSQQRQQDLNSLQDYMQRCTNKLYWLDQQAKDRTHYDWSDHNLDYPSRRRQYENFIHRKLEEKEEAINKLHTDGDQLLAQNHPGKNAIEAHIEAVHADWKEYLNLLICEESHLKFMEEFHKFQKDTKDAQELLKKVDTDLDQKFSPEFKDRYQLESLLRELDDQEKALDKYEAVVKSLQERSQHILPLRYRRETLLQPVPVEALCEYEGEQGQISRGAHYTLQNNSGDIWEVADSSGDRISAPGVCFMIPPPDAEAIALADQIANHYVTVKEKTANCKNILQQRYEGLKADSIGDAASVRGRQLLAGLEKVNSDLDKQEKAITANLRPPLEQSRAVQDSTERSKDLKNITNEVRRIEPEKMRKIQECEVFIESVPNTGSATLVKNKVENTNKKYDRVVQLLSAAQEKVEVATHLERSLQQGRDLLSTYENKLVIDDTVPEDLRVVDRKKEELLAMGTELQSKRFLLNEAEQNLQRTKTCSNTLASKFQEHCPDIERQEAELYKLNQRFNNLSKQIDHRTQTLQKAKSAYSNYRTNYDKVNQFLCNIPNYEPQETDNIQQVEMKLKNQAALLNDIASKEQEVQKISATAQQYQQAVKDYELEAEKLRSILDLENGRNGYMSKKPRLQSPAAKVKEEEAVLAAKFTEVNAVNKQRLQNLEFAQSLLRQQPEVQVTQDFVQTKKSIRPVEEVWKLKKELEDETQRRQQLEAEIKAIQNNIVHLQNQKPQETVIKKELLKKVPDPQLEESFHKLQQNLAEEQRKNQVLQDELEALKIRLRVLEHEKREGGQEYIVKEVLRIEQDKAQADEILKLKEELEELRRQEGTRENEVILLRQQIAVLSSEKNKEQEKVTEKEVLKLQNDPQLEMEFRMLQESKLRESALRQKHEEELSFLQDKLKRLEKERAIAEGKITVKEVLKVEKDLAIEREVNELRRQYEDEKSKGRSNEREKAELLRKIQLLEEENAKVVVQEKVREIVRPDPKAENEVANLRLELVEQERRYRGGDEQLKSCQNELAALRNRGPLVEVKEVIKEVIKYKNDPETEKELQRLREEIIERTGAIERADLEIYQLKQEIQALKDTKPQVHTKEVVQEILQFREDPKTREEVESLRVQLADEQMKHIDLERERLLQEEKVREKEEELSQVKEKVVQQEVVKYEQDPALKAEVNSFSQSIESELKQIDCLREELRKLQRRRSELERQLEELEKERQARREAELEVQRLKIRLNELEEQERETTERVTVKQKVILQQDPQQEKEHSLLKLELEEEKHRRQVLQTELEALRKKLLSLEKMEVKEKVVFSESVQVDKGDTEYEIQKLKSNLEEESRRKRELDADINRLETRLSEVEFNNSKSSKELDLLREENHKLHLEKQNLLMETRRLQSEIELTATEARDLRNITHVDSGINLDSRFQALERELDDLKQLSREKDAEIEQLQNRLKTVAIKREQRENHLRRSIVVIDPDTGKEMSPEEAHVFGLIEWSLFVKLKSQECDWEEISIKGPNGESSVILDRKSGREFSIEDALKSGRLTMAQYNSYLNKEMSIQELAVLVSGSNYTALPPL, from the exons CATCTCCAGCAAAGAGCTGACTGAGCTCATAGAGCGCCTGCAGAAAAATGCCGACCAAGTGGAGAAAAACATCGTGGAGACCGACTCCCGAATGCAAAAT gaCTTGCACAAGATCAAGGCATGCCAGCTAGCGCAGTACAAGGACCTGACGGCTCAGAAACTCACCGAGTCCGACAAGCTGCTCTACGTGCTGGATGGGGATGCAGCGATCGCCCGGCACATGAAGCACCCTCAGGGTGACATGATCACAGAAGA CATCCGGCAGCTGAAGGAGCGAGTGGCAAACTTGCGTGTGAAACATGAGCAGATCTacaacttccccctgcagcatatTGAGCCCCAGGTCAACTGGTCAACAGTGATCGAGGAGAAACAG GACGCATTAAGCGGCAAGGGCTTTGGGACCGACCTGCCGCTAGTCAACAGCCAAGTAGAAGAGCACAACATCTTCCACAACGAGGTCATGGCCATCGGCCCACACATCGCCAGAGAAGACAACAAG GAATACACAAGCGACTTCCAAGCGAAATACCAGAAGCTGCTG GCCGGCTcccagcagcggcagcaggaTCTGAATTCCCTGCAGGACTACATGCAGCGCTGCACCAACAAGCTCTACTGGCTGGATCAGCAGGCAAAGGACAGGACCCATTACGACTGGAGCGACCACAACCTGGACTACCCCAGCCGGCGCCGCCAGTACGAG AACTTCATCCACCggaagctggaggagaaggaggaagccATCAACAAGCTGCACACGGATGGAGATCAGCTGCTTGCCCAGAATCACCCTGGGAAGAACGCCATCGAG GCTCACATTGAAGCAGTGCACGCCGACTGGAAGGAGTATCTCAACCTGCTGATCTGTGAGGAGAGCCACCTGAAGTTCATGGAGGAATTCCACAAG TTTCAGAAAGACACCAAGGATGCCCAGGAGCTCTTGAAGAAGGTGGACACAGACCTGGACCAAAAATTCAGCCCTGAGTTCAAAGACAGATACCAGCTTGAATCTCTCCTGCGGGAGCTGGAT GACCAGGAGAAGGCCTTGGACAAATATGAGGCAGTGGTGAAGTCCCTGCAGGAGCGCAGCCAGCACATCCTGCCCCTGCGGTACCGCCGCGAGACGCTGCTCCAGCCCGTCCCCGTGGAGGCTCTCTGCGAGTACGAAGGCGAGCAG GGCCAGATAAGCCGAGGAGCCCACTACACCCTGCAGAACAACAGCGGAGACATTTGGGAAGTGGCAGACAGCTCAGGAGACAGGATCAGCGCCCCGGGGGTCTGCTTCATGATCCCCCCACCTGACGCAGAAGCAATAGCACTGGCGGATCA AATTGCCAATCACTACGTGACCGTGAAGGAGAAGACGGCCAACTGCAAGAACATCCTCCAGCAGCGCTACGAGGGGCTGAAGGCAGACAGCATTGGAG ATGCTGCATCAGTTCGGGGGCGCCAACttctggcagggctggagaaAGTGAACAGCGACCTGGACAAGCAGGAGAAAGCAATAACGGCAAACCTCCGTCCACCGCTGGAGCAGAGTCGGGCTGTGCAGGACAGCACTGAGCGCTCCAAGGACCTGAAG AATATCACCAATGAGGTCCGTCGCATTGAACCTGAGAAGATGAGGAAGATCCAGGAGTGCGAGGTCTTCATCGAATCTGTGCCGAACACTGGCAGTGCTACCTTGGTAAAGAACAAGGTGGAGAACACCAACAAGAAGTACGACCGTGTGGTCCAGCTGCTCAGTGCTGCCCAAGAGAA AGTTGAGGTGGCCACGCACCTTGAGAGGAGTCTCCAACAAGGCCGAGACCTGCTGTCTACCTATGAGAACAAACTGGTCATAGATGACACTGTACCAGAGGATTTGCGGGTGGTAGACCGTAAGAAAGAAGAGCTGCTG GCCATGGGCACCGAGCTCCAGTCCAAAAGGTTCCTGCTCAATGAAGCAGAGCAGAATTTGCAAAGGACGAAGACGTGCTCCAACACCCTGGCCAGCAAGTTCCAGGAGCACTGCCCTGACATTGAACGGCAGGAAGCCGAGCTCTACAAACTCAACCAGCGCTTCAACAACCTCAGCAAGCAAATTGACCACCG GACGCAGAccctgcagaaagcaaaaagcgCCTATTCCAACTACCGCACCAACTACGACAAAGTCAACCAGTTCCTGTGCAACATACCTAACTACGAGCCACAGGAGACTGACAACATCCAGCAAGTGGAAATGAAGCTGAAGAACCAAGCG GCGCTCCTCAATGACATTGCAAGCAAGGAACAGGAGGTGCAGAAGATCTCCGCCACAGCTCAGCAATACCAGCAGGCAGTGAAG gactATGAGTTGGAAGCAGAGAAGCTACGGTCCATCCTTGACCTAGAGAATGGCCGGAATGGGTACATGAGCAAGAAGCCCAGACTCCAGTCTCCAGCCGCAAAAGTGAAAGAGGAG GAAGCTGTTCTGGCAGCCAAGTTCACCGAAGTAAATGCTGTGAACAAACAGAGGCTGCAGAATCTGGAGTTCGCTCAGAGCCTCCTGCGGCAG CAACCAGAGGTTCAAGTGACACAAGACTTTGTCCAGACCAAAAAATCCATAAGGCCCGTGGAAGAAGTCTGGAAGTTGAAGAAAGAGCTTGAGGATGAGACTCAGCGTCGGCAACAGCTAGAAGCAGAGATCAAAGCCATTCAGAACAACATTGTccacctgcaaaaccagaagCCCCAAGAAACTGTCATTAAGAAAGAACTGCTGAAGAAAGTGCCTGACCCGCAGCTGGAGGAGAGCTTCCACAAGCTGCAGCAAAACCTAGCAGAAGAGCAGCGCAAGAACCAGGTGCTCCAGGATGAGCTGGAGGCTCTTAAAATCAGGCTGCGTGTTTTGGAGCatgagaagagggaaggaggacagGAATATATAGTGAAAGAGGTACTGCGTATTGAACAAGATAAGGCTCAAGCTGATGAAATCCTGAAGCTCAAAGAAGAATTGGAAGAGCTCAGGAGGCAGGAAGGAACCAGAGAGAATGAAGTCATCCTTTTACGCCAACAAATTGCTGTGCTGTCTAGTGAGAAGAACAAAGAGCAGGAGAAGGTAACGGAGAAGGAGGTGCTGAAGCTGCAGAACGATCCCCAGCTGGAGATGGAATTCCGGATGTTGCAAGAGAGTAAGCTGAGGGAGAGTGCCCTTCGGCAGAAGCACGAGGAAGAGCTCAGCTTCCTCCAGGACAAGCTCAAACGTCTTGAGAAGGAACGGGCCATCGCCGAGGGCAAAATTACCGTCAAGGAGGTGTTGAAGGTAGAGAAAGACTTAGCCATTGAAAGAGAGGTGAATGAGCTCCGGCGCCAGTACGAAGATGAGAAGTCCAAGGGTCGTTCCAACGAGCGGGAAAAGGCTGAGCTGCTCAGGAAGATCCAGCTTCTGGAGGAAGAGAATGCCAAGGTGGTTGTCCAGGAGAAAGTGCGTGAGATTGTGCGCCCAGACCCCAAGGCTGAAAATGAAGTTGCCAACCTTCGTTTGGAGCTGGTAGAGCAAGAGAGGAGATACCGAGGTGGTGACGAACAGCTGAAGAGCTGCCAGAATGAGTTGGCTGCTCTGAGGAACAGAGGGCCACTGGTAGAAGTCAAAGAAGTCATTAAGGAGGTCATTAAGTACAAGAATGATCCAGAAACTGAAAAGGAGCTACAGCGACTCCGGGAGGAAATCATAGAGAGGACAGGAGCAATTGAAAGAGCTGACCTTGAGATCTACCAGCTGAAACAAGAGATACAAGCTTTGAAAGATACCAAACCTCAAGTGCATACGAAGGAAGTTGTTCAAGAAATTCTGCAGTTTCGGGAAGACCCCAAGACTAGAGAGGAGGTAGAGTCTCTGAGAGTGCAGCTAGCAGATGAACAGATGAAGCACATTGACCTGGAGAGGGAGCGGCTACTCCAAGAAGAGAAAgtaagagagaaggaggaagaactTTCCCAGGTGAAGGAGAAAGTGGTCCAACAGGAAGTAGTGAAGTATGAGCAAGATCCTGCCTTGAAAGCTGAAGTCAACTCCTTCTCTCAGAGCATTGAGAGTGAGCTGAAGCAAATTGATTGCCTCCGTGAAGAACTCCGcaagctgcagaggaggaggtcTGAGTTAGAGCGTCAGCTAGAAGAACTTGAGAAAGAGAGACAGGCCCGCAGAGAGGCTGAACTGGAGGTGCAGAGGCTGAAGATTAGGTTGAATGAGTTGGAAGAACAGGAGAGGGAGACAACAGAACGAGTGACTGTGAAACAGAAAGTGATCCTTCAGCAAGATCCCCAGCAAGAGAAGGAGCACTCCCTCCTCAAGCTGGAGCTAGAAGAAGAGAAGCACCGGAGACAAGTCTTGCAAACTGAACTAGAAGCCCTGAGAAAGAAACTCCTTTCTTTGGAGAAGATGGAGGTCAAAGAGAAAGTGGTCTTTTCAGAGAGTGTCCAAGTGGACAAAGGAGACACGGAGTACGAGATTCAAAAGCTGAAGAGCAatctggaagaagaaagcaggcGTAAGAGGGAGCTAGATGCAGATATCAACCGCCTTGAAACGAGGCTGTCCGAGGTGGAATTCAACAACTCCAAGTCATCAAAGGAACTAGACTTACTAAGGGAGGAAAACCACAAACTACACCTTGAGAAACAGAACCTGCTGATGGAAACAAGGAGACTGCAATCAGAGATTGAACTCACAGCAACAGAAGCTCGGGATTTGAGAAACATCACCCACGTGGACAGTGGAATAAACCTGGACTCCAGATTCCAAGCTTTGGAAAGAGAGTTAGATGATCTGAAGCAGTTATCCAGAGAAAAAGATGCAGAGATCGAGCAACTCCAGAATCGCCTCAAGACAGTGGCTATCAAGAGGGAACAAAGAGAGAACCACCTGAGGCGCTCCATTGTGGTCATTGACCCCgatacaggaaaagaaatgtctccAGAGGAAGCTCATGTGTTTGGCCTCATCGAATGGAGCCTGTTTGTCAAACTGAAGAGTCAGGAATGTGACTGGGAGGAAATCTCAATAAAGGGTCCCAATGGGGAATCATCTGTGATCCTTGACAGGAAGTCTGGTAGAGAGTTCTCAATTGAAGATGCCTTGAAGAGTGGAAGGCTAACCATGGCTCAGTACAACAGTTACCTCAACAAGGAGATGTCGATCCAGGAGTTGGCAGTTTTGGTGTCTGGAAGTAATTACACAGCGCTCCCTCCACTTTAG